The Thermosinus carboxydivorans Nor1 genomic sequence GAACCGGCGCTAGGCATCAAAAGGCAGGAAGCGGTAGTTATCAAAAACGCCGGCAATTCTATTACCGGCAGCTTTGAAGCTACAATCAGAAGCCTTGTAATCGCCATCTTTGAGCTTGATATTAAGGAGATTATGGTAATAGGCCATGAAGATTGTGGGGTTGCTCATTCTACTTCGCAGGCAATTATTGATAAAATGCTGCGAAGAGGCATATCACATGACGCGATTAAAATGATAAAAGAGGAATTTGAATTATGGCTGGATAATTTCCACCGCCCCCATGAGAACGTAAAACAAGTAGTTGAAAAAATCAAAAACAACCCGTTGATTCCAGCTGATATTCCTGTTCATGGCCTGATTTTTGAACCGAATACCGGCGAATTATCCGTTCTAGTTAATGGCTATGAAAGATAAATGTCATGTCGACCATACTCTTTGATGCTGAGCCCTTTAGCTAACTTTGGACCGGCTGTAAGGCAAATAATTTATGACGACGCTTTTGAACCGCAGAGGACGCGGAGGATGCGAGATTCATCGCGCCAGAGATAATTATCTCTCCGTGGACTTTGTGGTTTTTTTTAATATTGAACATATTTAACATATTTTTAGATGCCGGTTTTCCTCAAGGATAAAAGTATTTTTCCAACTTTTGGTGAATATATTTTGAAGAGAATAAACTTAAAAGTTAGAACATTGGGCAAAACTTATATCCATGACAAAACCAGCATAGCGGGAGGCGAATTATGACGCTTTTGGAACAAATATTGGCGGTAAACCAATCTTTTGTTCAAAACGTATCGGAAGAATTTAAACAAACAGCGCCCAAGGTTGGCAAGTTTCCAAAAAAGAAATTGGCCATATTTACCTGCATGGATACGCGGCTTGTTGATTTTTTAGAACCGGCGCTTGGCATCAAAAGGGAGGAAGCGGTAGTTATCAAAAACGCCGGCAATTCTATTACCGGCAGCTTTGAAGCTACAATCAGAAGCCTTGTAATCGCCATCTTTGAGCTTGATGTTAAGGAGATTATGGTAATAGGCCATGAAGATTGCGGTGTTGCTCATTCTACTTCGCAGGCAATTATCGAAAAAATGTTGCGCAGGGGCATATCACATGACGCAATTAAGATGGTGAAGGAGGATTTCGAGCTATGGCTGGATAATTTCCACCGCCCCCATGATAACGTACGGCAGGTCGTGGAAAAAATTAAAAATAACCCGTTGATACCTCCTGATATCCCGGTGCATGGGCTGATTTTTGAGCCGCATACCGGGGAATTAGCGGTACTGGTCAATGGTTATGAGCAATGTTAATAACCCGGGGAGCCGTTCTGTCGCGCTAAGCGGCAGATTTTTTCTTATAATAGCTTCCGCTCAAGCAGGAATTAATGGTTTTGCATATAAATACATAAATAATGAATAATTTATCAGAACGATAGCTTAGCCGAAACGGGAGGAGATAAAATGAAGATCAAACGGGTGGATGTTACGATAAGTACAAACAAAATGCAAGAATCAAAGGAGTTTTACCAAAAATATTTTAATTTCAAGCTGGTTTACGAATCGTCCTGGTACATTGAGCTTGTATCGCCGCAGATGCCAACCACGGGGATCAGTTTTACCCTGCCGCAGCGGGAAGCCGGCGAGTTTTTTGGCGGCAAGGGGATTATAATTTCGTATGAAGTAGACGATGTTGACGCCGAATATTGCCGGCTAAAAGCTGCCGGTCTGGATATCAAGCAGGAAGTACAGGATAAGCCGTGGGGCGAGCGCAGTTTCGTCGTCGACGACCCGAACGGGGTGCATCTTTATATTTATCAGACGATTGAGCCGACGCCGGAATATAAGGCGCTTTACGATTCTTTTAAGACAGAATAATCGTGCCCGGCCGAATCGCTGCGGCTTAGTTCAATACCGACAGCACTTTTAGGACAATAACCGGTAGGCAAAGCATCAGGATAAACAAGTAAAAAAATAGCCTGAGCCACCAGCCAAAGTCGCGGACCATTGTATCACCTCGCCTGAATGAAGCTGCTTACTACCTACCATTGTACGCCTAATTTCCCATATAGCTATGTTTTGTATTTATTTTATTCTAATAAATTCAGCCTTCGATTGCCACTAATTATACCCTGTGCTATAATAGGTATGACAAATAGATAAGACAGTTCGCAACCCCATCCTGTCTATAAACAAAACTAGGGACTGGCTGCAATGTTTTAACGCAGCATGTTTATGGGCGCAGGCCCTTTTTTTGTTGCCCTAATATCCGCAAAGAGAGGTTATAATAATGGAAAAACCGGTCAAGGAGGTATTTTTGTGGCGGGAAGAAGTGAACATGAATTAAGCGGCGTGACGCTGCTTGGCAGTCAGGAGACGGTTTATAAATACCAATATGACCCGTCCATTCTTGAAGCGTTCGTAAATAAGCATCCCGAAAATGATTATTTTGTTAAGTTCAATTGTCCGGAATTTACCAGCATCTGTCCCAAGACAGGCCAACCCGATTTCGCTACTATTTACATCTCCTATGTGCCGGACAAACTGCTGGTGGAAAGCAAATCGTTAAAGCTCTACCTGATGAGCTTTCGCAATCACGGTGATTTCCACGAAGATTGCGTCAACATTATTATGAAAGACTTAATCCGCCTGCTTGATCCGAAGTACATCGAGGTGTGGGGCAAGTTCACGCCGCGCGGCGGCATCTCCATTGACCCCTACTGCAACTATGGCAAGCCGGGCACCAAATGGGAGCAGGTGGCGGAAAAACGGCTGTTTTACCATGATATGTATCCGGAAAAGGTAGACAACCGATAATATGACGAGAGCTTACAGGCCCCGGGCGGCGCAGTCGCCCGGGGCCTGTGGCGTATACACGCTCATAATATTTTCATACTTCGCAGTCGGTCGTGGATTTTCTCAAATAATAGGCCGACGGCAAACCAGACGGGGGCGTAGTCCAGGCGGATGAGGCCGTCAAGGTGCCAGCGGGCATGGTAGTAGTTCCAGGGGCTGACGCCGGTCAGGAGGCGGAGCAGCCAGCCGCTAGCGTATTCCACGGCGAAGAATAGTACCATCCATACCAGGCCGCGCAAAGTAATTGGCCAGGCGCGGATGCGGTCATGGACTGGTTCAAACAGCACCGCCAGCCCATAGATGGGGAACATCCACAGATAGGTTTTGGCCGTTAGGCGGACATCGCCGGACAAGAGCGAACCCAGTCCGGTCCATAAAACTTCCAGGCACCACCCCAGGGCGCCGTACACAAAAAACCTGTACATGGCCCTAGTGTGCGCCAAAGCCAGCCTCGCTATGTTATAGCGCTATCTGGCAATTTTAAGCAACAATCACGCTGCTTGACCACTTGCCGCACTTGTCGCCCCAAATGGCGATTGTTTCACTGTCCATCATTACTTTCACGACTTCACACATATTAGCGCAGCCGTTGCAGATAAAGCTGGTTGGGACAAACTCCACTTTCAGGGCGGCAGCGCCCCGGTAGGCCGTGGACCGGCCGGTGGCGGCAATATGCTCGCGGGCCAGGATGGCGGCGCCGATGGCGCCCATTACGTTGTAATATTTAGGGATAATGATGGGGTGCCCCATTTCCTGTTCAAAGGCGGCAACAATACCCTTGTTGGCGGCCACGCCGCCTTGAAAGACGTAAGGCGGCTCTAGGTCGCGACCGCGTCCCAGATTGTTGATGTAATTGCGGACCAGCGCCTCACACAGGCCGCGGATAATCTCCGGCTTGGAAAAACCGTACTGCTGTTTGGCGATCATATCCGATTCGGCGAAAACGGTGCAACGGCCGGCGATGCGCACGCTTTTGGTTGCCCTTAGCGCCAAATCGCCGAACTCGCTGATGGGGATCTTCAGTCGCTCAGCCTGGTGGTCGAGGAAGGAACCGGTACCGGCGGCGCAGATGGTGTTCATGGCAAAATCAACGACCATCTGGTTACGGATAATGATAATTTTCGAGTCTTGTCCGCCAATTTCAAAAATGGTGCGCACATCAGGATGGTAGGTTACGGTGGCCGTCGCATGGGCGGTAATTTCGTTTTTGACGATGTCGGCGCCCAGCAGCAGGCCGGCCAGCTGACGGCCGCTGCCGGTAGTGCCGACGCCGCAGATGCGAAAGTCGCCGGCTGATTTCATCATTAGCGCCAACGCTTCTTTGAGCGACAGCAGCGGTTGTCCTTCGGTACGTGTATAAGACGAGTATACTACTTCATTGTCGGCATCTATCAGTACCACATTAATGCTGACAGAGCCGACGTCAACGCCGAGAAATACCTCTTTGCTCATCATATCTCCCCCCTAGGATGGTTGTGCGCTGCCGGCACGCAGTTTTTTGGTATTACGGACCAGGTCGATAAAGGCTTCAATGCGCGTATGGTTATTAGCCAGGCCGCGCTGTTCATCCAGGGCGATGGACAGGATGGGGATGCCCAGGTCTTTGGAAATGCGGGGGATGATGCTCTGCGTGACCAATTCCGGCAGGCAGGCGAAGGGCATGAGATGAATAATACCATCGGCGCCGTGTTCCCGAAAAGTAATCATGTGGGCGATATTTTCCTTGTCGTGGCCGCCAAGACCAATTTTGAGGTATGGTGTGGCCCGGTCGAGAATGGAGCGGATGTAAGAAGTCTTCCATGGGATAAAATGCAGCTTATGGTCCAGCCAGTGAGATATATACTGTGAGTTAAGCACTTCCACGCCCAGTGTGGCGAGAAATTCTTCGAGTTCCATATTGGCATGGCCTTCCATGGCGACATAGATTTCACCGACGATGCCGATGCGTACCGTCCGGGCGGGGTCGACGGCCACGCGGGGCACGGCAGCGATCCATTCGCCGGCGGCCCGTTCCAGCTCGGCCACTTCCCGGCGGGATGAGCAGTGGTAAAACTTTTCCTGAATCTCGTTCCATAAGCGGGCAAAGGCACCGCGGTGCTGCTCATAGGGGCGCAACAGACGGATGCGGGCCTGCAGCCGGTCCAGGGCGGCAATTATGGCATAGCAGAGACGAATGGCCTTGATTAGGTACGTCCAGGAGTAGGCACCCTTTAGTTCGCTGAGCTGGGCGAGAAAGGCCCGGGGATGGAGTTTGAAAGAGTCAAAAACATAGAAGGGGACGTCCCAGCCTAAACTTTTGAGGATGCGCCGGTGAACTTCGGCGTAGAAACCGGCGCGGCAGGAACCGTCGCCGCCGGTGGTTACCACACCCTCGGCGCCCCGTTCCATCGCCTCAATATAAGTGCCCATGACGCATTTGAAGGGGAAACAGAGAAACTCAGGGCTGTACTTTGTCCCCAAGTCAAAGGTGCGCTGAGTGGGTTTTAGCGGCATGACGACTTCGTGGCCAAACATTTCCAGCAGCTTTTTATAGACTAGGATTGGCCCCATGTAGGGGAAGGTCAGCTTCATGGCGGCTACCTCGCTTGACGGATAAGCATTTTTTTGCGGCGGAGCATATCTACGAAAGCCTCAATTCGCGTGTTCAAGTGGGCCTCACCGCTATGCTCGTCAACCCGGATGGTCATGAAGGCTTTTTCTTTCTCCAGCGCGATGAAGTCCAGCATTTTCCCGAGCATCGAATCAGGCCCGCAGCCGAAGGCAGTGATGTGGATGACGCCG encodes the following:
- a CDS encoding putative ABC transporter permease; translation: MAHTRAMYRFFVYGALGWCLEVLWTGLGSLLSGDVRLTAKTYLWMFPIYGLAVLFEPVHDRIRAWPITLRGLVWMVLFFAVEYASGWLLRLLTGVSPWNYYHARWHLDGLIRLDYAPVWFAVGLLFEKIHDRLRSMKIL
- a CDS encoding VOC family protein, which codes for MKIKRVDVTISTNKMQESKEFYQKYFNFKLVYESSWYIELVSPQMPTTGISFTLPQREAGEFFGGKGIIISYEVDDVDAEYCRLKAAGLDIKQEVQDKPWGERSFVVDDPNGVHLYIYQTIEPTPEYKALYDSFKTE
- a CDS encoding acyl-CoA dehydratase activase, with amino-acid sequence MMSKEVFLGVDVGSVSINVVLIDADNEVVYSSYTRTEGQPLLSLKEALALMMKSAGDFRICGVGTTGSGRQLAGLLLGADIVKNEITAHATATVTYHPDVRTIFEIGGQDSKIIIIRNQMVVDFAMNTICAAGTGSFLDHQAERLKIPISEFGDLALRATKSVRIAGRCTVFAESDMIAKQQYGFSKPEIIRGLCEALVRNYINNLGRGRDLEPPYVFQGGVAANKGIVAAFEQEMGHPIIIPKYYNVMGAIGAAILAREHIAATGRSTAYRGAAALKVEFVPTSFICNGCANMCEVVKVMMDSETIAIWGDKCGKWSSSVIVA
- the queF gene encoding preQ(1) synthase; this translates as MAGRSEHELSGVTLLGSQETVYKYQYDPSILEAFVNKHPENDYFVKFNCPEFTSICPKTGQPDFATIYISYVPDKLLVESKSLKLYLMSFRNHGDFHEDCVNIIMKDLIRLLDPKYIEVWGKFTPRGGISIDPYCNYGKPGTKWEQVAEKRLFYHDMYPEKVDNR
- a CDS encoding 2-hydroxyacyl-CoA dehydratase, translating into MKLTFPYMGPILVYKKLLEMFGHEVVMPLKPTQRTFDLGTKYSPEFLCFPFKCVMGTYIEAMERGAEGVVTTGGDGSCRAGFYAEVHRRILKSLGWDVPFYVFDSFKLHPRAFLAQLSELKGAYSWTYLIKAIRLCYAIIAALDRLQARIRLLRPYEQHRGAFARLWNEIQEKFYHCSSRREVAELERAAGEWIAAVPRVAVDPARTVRIGIVGEIYVAMEGHANMELEEFLATLGVEVLNSQYISHWLDHKLHFIPWKTSYIRSILDRATPYLKIGLGGHDKENIAHMITFREHGADGIIHLMPFACLPELVTQSIIPRISKDLGIPILSIALDEQRGLANNHTRIEAFIDLVRNTKKLRAGSAQPS
- a CDS encoding beta-class carbonic anhydrase; protein product: MTLLEQILAVNQSFVQNVSEEFKQTAPKVSKFPQKKLAIFTCMDTRLVDFLEPALGIKRQEAVVIKNAGNSITGSFEATIRSLVIAIFELDIKEIMVIGHEDCGVAHSTSQAIIDKMLRRGISHDAIKMIKEEFELWLDNFHRPHENVKQVVEKIKNNPLIPADIPVHGLIFEPNTGELSVLVNGYER
- a CDS encoding beta-class carbonic anhydrase; its protein translation is MTLLEQILAVNQSFVQNVSEEFKQTAPKVGKFPKKKLAIFTCMDTRLVDFLEPALGIKREEAVVIKNAGNSITGSFEATIRSLVIAIFELDVKEIMVIGHEDCGVAHSTSQAIIEKMLRRGISHDAIKMVKEDFELWLDNFHRPHDNVRQVVEKIKNNPLIPPDIPVHGLIFEPHTGELAVLVNGYEQC